The Streptomyces pratensis genomic interval TGTGCCGCGCCTGCTTCGACGGCGAATACCCGATGGAGCTCCCGGACCCGGAGCTGCTCGGCAAGCAGCTGCTGGAGACCGAGCTGGCGGCCGGCCCCGCCGCGACCGCGGCGGCGGACGCGCTGCGTCGTCCGTGATCCGGACCGACCGGCTGCTTCCCCACCAGCCCCGTATTCCCACACGAAAGATCCCGGGCAATGTCTGAGACAACAGGTGCTTCCTACGCTGCGGCGGGCGTCGACATCGAAGCCGGTGACCGCGCCGTCGAGCTGATGAAGGAGTGGGTGAAGAAGACGCAGCGCCCCGAGGTCGCGGGCCTCGGCGGTCTCGGCGGATTCGCCGGCCTCTTCGACGCCTCGGCGCTCAAGCGTTACGAGCGTCCGCTGCTCGCCTCCGCCACCGACGGTGTCGGCACGAAGGTCGATCTGGCCCGTCAGATGGGCGTGTACGACACCATCGGCCACGACCTCGTCGGCATGGTCGTGGACGACCTGGTCGTCTGTGGCGCGGAACCGCTCTTCATGACCGACTACATCTGTGTCGGCAAGGTGCATCCCGAGCGTGTCGCGGCCATCGTGAAGGGCATCGCCGAGGGCTGTGTCCTCGCGGGCTGCGCACTGGTCGGCGGCGAGACGGCGGAGCACCCGGGCCTGCTGGGCCCCGACGACTTCGACGTCGCCGGCGCCGGTACGGGCGTGGTCGAGGCGGACCGGCTGCTGGGCCCGGACCGTATCCGTAAGGGTGACGCCGTGATCGCCATGGCCTCGTCGGGTCTTCACTCGAACGGGTACTCGCTCGTGCGCCACGTGGTCTTCGACCGGGCCGGCTGGACCCTGGACCGCCAGGTCGAGGAGTTCGGCAGGACGCTCGGCGAGGAGCTCCTGGAGCCCACCAGGATCTACTCCCTGGACTGTCTCGCGCTCACCCGCACGACCGAGGTGCACGGCTTCAGCCACGTCACCGGCGGTGGCCTGGCCAACAACCTGGCCCGGGTGATCCCGGACGGGCTGCACGCGACGGTCGACCGTGCCACCTGGACGCCCGGAGCCGTGTTCGACCTGGTCGGCAAGGCCGGGCAGGTCGAACAGCTGGAGCTGGAGAAGACCCTCAACATGGGCGTCGGCATGATCGCGATCGTGCCGGCCGACTCCGTGGACGCGGCTCTGACGACGCTGGCCGACCGGGGTGTCGACTCCTGGGTGGCAGGCGAGATCACCGAGCGCGGCGACCACGTCACGGGTGCCGAGCTGACCGGAAGCTACGCACGGTAGAACGCTTCGGCCGCCGGTCCGGCACACCATCGGACCGGCGGCAGGCGGCCCCGCCCGGCAGGTCAGGGGGAGCTGCCAGTCCGTCCGTACCGGGACAACACAGAACCCGGTCCGGGCAGGCCCGGACCGGGTTGATGTGTCAGCGCGAGGTCAAGCGCCGCGGCGCTGTGACGACGGACCGGACTGGTCGTCCTCGTCCGCATCCTCGTCGTCGTTGTACTGATCCGCGTACTGTGCGTACGGGTCATCTTCCTCGTCGTCGTCCTCGAACGGT includes:
- the purM gene encoding phosphoribosylformylglycinamidine cyclo-ligase; translation: MSETTGASYAAAGVDIEAGDRAVELMKEWVKKTQRPEVAGLGGLGGFAGLFDASALKRYERPLLASATDGVGTKVDLARQMGVYDTIGHDLVGMVVDDLVVCGAEPLFMTDYICVGKVHPERVAAIVKGIAEGCVLAGCALVGGETAEHPGLLGPDDFDVAGAGTGVVEADRLLGPDRIRKGDAVIAMASSGLHSNGYSLVRHVVFDRAGWTLDRQVEEFGRTLGEELLEPTRIYSLDCLALTRTTEVHGFSHVTGGGLANNLARVIPDGLHATVDRATWTPGAVFDLVGKAGQVEQLELEKTLNMGVGMIAIVPADSVDAALTTLADRGVDSWVAGEITERGDHVTGAELTGSYAR